The DNA window TGTGGAGCTCGCCGGCGCGGAGCTGTTCTACACGCACGTGCACTTGCACGGCGGTCCGGCGCCCGTGCGCCGCTACCTTCCCCAGCTGATTCAGCTGGTGCAGAACGGGACCATCAATCCCGGCAAAGTCTTCGATCTCGAGTTGCCGCTCGAGCAAGTAGCCGAAGGATATCGCGCCATGGACGAGCGCCGCGCCATCAAGACGCTATTGCGTCCATAGATTCGCCGTTCGCACCAGGCAGCGGAATCCCGAGGCACTGGAGCGGATGAGCGATTGCGAAATTGACGGGGAGAACATCGTGAGGAGGATTGCTGGGACGTTCACGTTCATGTGGTTGATCGCCGCCGCGCTGATGCCTGCGAAGGGCAGCGAGGCTGGCCAACCGGAACAGTCGCAAGGAGGGACGATGCAGATGACAGAGCCCAACAACCAAGGCAGAACGCTGTCGCCTGAAGACGTTCGCACGGTCGCACCTGCGCTCGAGACGTACACTCGGGAACGCCTGTACGGGGACGTGTGGAAGCGTCCCGGCCTGACGCCGCGTGACCGCAGCCTCATCACCATTGCCGCGCTGATTGCTCGCGATCAGGCGCCGGCACTGACCTACTACCTGAACCAGGCGATTGAGAACGGGGTCAAGCCACGCGAGATCTCGGAGACCATCACGCACCTGGCGTTCTACGCTGGCTGGGCCAATGCATTCGCGGCCGCTCGCGTTGCGAGAGATGTCTTCGCACAGCG is part of the Vicinamibacterales bacterium genome and encodes:
- a CDS encoding carboxymuconolactone decarboxylase family protein; the encoded protein is MRRIAGTFTFMWLIAAALMPAKGSEAGQPEQSQGGTMQMTEPNNQGRTLSPEDVRTVAPALETYTRERLYGDVWKRPGLTPRDRSLITIAALIARDQAPALTYYLNQAIENGVKPREISETITHLAFYAGWANAFAAARVARDVFAQRGIGVDQLPAASVQLLPLDEAAEAERAKRVGEQFGSVAPGVVQYTTDVLFRDLWRRPDLAPRDRSLVTVSALIATGQAAQLPYHLNRAMDYGLTRPQAAEVLTHLAFYTGWPSVFSALPLAKDVFEKRPR